One genomic region from Bacillus aquiflavi encodes:
- a CDS encoding glycosyltransferase family 2 protein: MGLIITICLYCVFFIFQALYIFVPLFTVKGNRFKEKLDKEKGMSVLIPAYNEENIIKNCIQAILHVDYKNYEAFIINDGSTDKTMELLQSLLVLETVEKEKAGKLKHKKIKGIYQSTVYPNIYVIDKENGGKADSLNAGIEYAKFDNIITLDADSSLDVNSLQAINSAFRDEKVIAAGGMVHIGQTFHGDYTNPKPFFKVSNLLKFQFIQYLANFYLYKITQTKFNALAIISGAFGVFKKDALFEVGGYRITVGEDMDITMRIQRLIKTKYKDRKILFIPEAVCFTEGPETLRDLFKQRIRWQKAFIDCIIIYGKSLFTKFGLSMSLFLLVDSLLLGTLTAFPTLIIPFIILFSGNGAHLALMLFCFSFSLGVFQSIVALIITNRYGYKFKGFDRVRLSLFVPFEIVTYRFLGVLFNTFGTVGYFINKNSWNKVERVGTNNQTYSSDLSSDGKVVPINRNKKKVG; encoded by the coding sequence GTGGGTCTAATAATTACAATTTGTTTGTACTGTGTATTCTTTATTTTTCAAGCCTTATACATATTTGTCCCATTATTCACAGTAAAAGGTAATAGATTTAAAGAAAAGCTTGATAAAGAAAAAGGGATGTCGGTTCTAATTCCAGCGTATAATGAAGAAAATATTATTAAAAACTGTATTCAAGCAATCCTTCATGTCGATTATAAAAACTATGAAGCATTTATCATAAATGATGGTTCGACTGATAAAACGATGGAATTGCTTCAATCTTTATTAGTTTTAGAAACTGTAGAAAAAGAAAAAGCAGGGAAACTAAAGCATAAAAAGATAAAGGGGATCTATCAATCAACGGTATACCCAAACATTTATGTAATTGATAAGGAAAATGGTGGAAAAGCAGATTCTTTAAATGCAGGAATTGAATACGCAAAATTTGATAACATTATTACTCTAGATGCGGATAGCTCTTTAGATGTTAACTCTTTACAAGCAATAAATTCAGCTTTCCGTGACGAAAAGGTTATTGCAGCAGGAGGAATGGTTCACATCGGGCAAACGTTCCATGGTGACTATACGAATCCTAAACCATTTTTTAAAGTAAGTAATTTACTTAAATTCCAGTTTATTCAGTACTTAGCGAACTTTTATTTATATAAGATTACTCAAACAAAATTTAATGCGTTAGCAATTATTTCTGGTGCTTTTGGTGTCTTTAAAAAAGATGCATTATTCGAAGTCGGCGGTTATCGGATTACTGTTGGCGAAGATATGGATATCACAATGCGTATCCAACGGTTAATAAAAACAAAATATAAAGACCGAAAAATATTATTTATTCCAGAAGCAGTATGTTTTACAGAAGGACCCGAAACGTTAAGAGATCTATTCAAACAACGGATTCGTTGGCAGAAAGCATTTATTGACTGTATTATTATTTATGGAAAATCATTATTTACCAAATTCGGATTGAGTATGTCGTTGTTCTTGCTAGTAGACTCTTTATTGTTAGGGACTTTGACTGCTTTTCCGACACTGATTATTCCGTTCATTATATTATTTTCAGGTAATGGAGCACATTTAGCACTTATGTTGTTCTGTTTCTCTTTTAGTTTAGGAGTTTTCCAAAGTATCGTTGCGCTCATTATTACAAATAGATATGGCTATAAGTTTAAAGGATTTGATCGAGTAAGACTTAGTTTGTTTGTTCCATTTGAAATTGTCACTTATCGATTTTTAGGTGTGTTATTTAATACATTTGGAACTGTTGGTTATTTTATCAACAAAAATAGCTGGAATAAAGTAGAGCGAGTTGGCACGAACAACCAAACTTATAGCAGCGACCTCTCTTCGGATGGAAAAGTCGTTCCAATTAATCGAAACAAAAAGAAAGTTGGTTAA
- a CDS encoding glycosyl hydrolase family 18 protein, producing the protein MKKYVLFFLICTVGAVSLLMKSSPHNEKYSVSFLYFGETDEYVKIIDHTRGNLNVISPHYFDLNDDGTLKITEKYDDSFIEKMNSRSIKVVPFISNHWDQKLARKALKKKEKLAGQLADFIKDNNLDGISVDFENLTETDRNDYVDFISLLRKKLPKDKEISVCIPPNPHGNEEGYLGSFHYEKLTPLIDHYVLMTYDQSYEGSEEGPVASLPWVEKSIDYVLSRQVPPSKIVMGIPFYGRIWSEDGNFKGISMGNNLIQKMINRYPAEVSYNENLQSPKVTLNITENNEYFIKGKYHIWYEDQKSITAKLKLVHKYNLKGAASWALTQETEETWTYFKDVLNNQQ; encoded by the coding sequence ATGAAGAAATACGTATTATTCTTTTTAATATGTACAGTTGGGGCAGTGAGTTTATTAATGAAATCGTCCCCTCATAATGAAAAATATAGTGTGTCGTTTTTATATTTCGGAGAAACCGATGAATATGTTAAAATCATCGATCATACACGCGGTAATTTAAATGTGATTTCCCCCCATTATTTCGATTTAAATGATGATGGTACTCTTAAAATAACAGAAAAATATGATGATAGCTTCATAGAAAAAATGAATAGCAGGTCGATAAAAGTCGTACCGTTTATTTCAAATCATTGGGATCAGAAACTAGCAAGAAAAGCATTGAAAAAGAAGGAAAAATTAGCTGGACAACTTGCAGATTTTATTAAAGACAACAATCTTGACGGCATTTCCGTAGATTTTGAAAATTTAACAGAGACAGATAGAAACGATTATGTTGATTTTATTTCATTACTTCGTAAAAAACTTCCAAAAGATAAGGAGATTTCCGTTTGTATTCCCCCGAATCCTCATGGAAATGAAGAAGGTTACTTAGGCTCCTTTCATTATGAAAAGCTTACACCGCTCATTGATCATTATGTGTTAATGACATACGATCAAAGCTATGAAGGGAGTGAGGAAGGACCGGTTGCAAGTCTTCCCTGGGTAGAGAAATCAATTGACTATGTATTATCTCGCCAAGTTCCCCCATCAAAAATAGTAATGGGAATTCCGTTCTACGGCAGAATTTGGTCTGAGGATGGAAACTTTAAAGGTATAAGTATGGGGAACAATTTAATTCAAAAGATGATTAATAGATACCCTGCAGAAGTGTCCTATAATGAAAACCTTCAATCTCCAAAAGTAACGCTAAATATTACGGAGAATAATGAATATTTTATCAAAGGGAAATATCATATTTGGTACGAAGATCAAAAATCAATTACCGCTAAACTTAAGCTTGTCCATAAATATAATTTAAAAGGTGCAGCCAGCTGGGCATTAACACAAGAAACAGAAGAGACGTGGACTTATTTTAAGGATGTATTAAATAATCAACAATAA
- a CDS encoding polysaccharide deacetylase family protein — protein MDKKIKVEQDDELRDFGPLKENEKAEKVPVLMYHRIIADEDLTSVHRDENGKIYDTIVTVNQFKEQMKFLHDNNFTTLTLKEFEAFMDKKLDVPEKSVYITFDDGFKDNYANAYPVLNEYGFKATIFLITGNIDKKPRDYDPSDAQYLSHEDITKGSNVFNYASHTHKFHEKDENNEAFLVSKDKKSITKDLEKSIKIIGDNTAFAYPFGAYDDETLDILKQQGVKIAFTVIDKGMAHPSDDFLQIPRRGIYPSTTIDIFKNLVTYD, from the coding sequence ATGGATAAGAAAATAAAAGTAGAACAAGATGATGAGCTTCGAGATTTTGGACCACTTAAAGAAAACGAGAAGGCGGAAAAAGTTCCTGTCTTAATGTACCATCGAATTATTGCCGATGAGGATCTCACTTCCGTACATCGTGATGAAAATGGCAAAATCTACGATACAATTGTTACTGTAAATCAATTTAAAGAACAGATGAAGTTTCTTCATGACAATAATTTTACTACATTAACGTTAAAAGAATTTGAAGCATTTATGGATAAAAAATTAGATGTGCCAGAAAAAAGTGTATATATTACTTTTGATGACGGGTTCAAAGATAATTATGCAAACGCATATCCAGTTTTAAACGAATATGGTTTTAAAGCGACTATCTTTCTCATTACGGGTAATATTGACAAAAAACCTCGAGACTACGATCCTTCAGATGCACAATACTTAAGTCATGAAGATATTACTAAAGGAAGTAACGTTTTTAATTACGCAAGTCATACACATAAGTTTCATGAAAAAGATGAAAACAATGAAGCATTTTTAGTATCAAAGGATAAAAAATCAATTACAAAGGATTTAGAAAAGAGTATTAAAATTATTGGTGATAATACCGCATTTGCTTATCCTTTTGGAGCCTATGACGATGAAACACTCGATATTTTAAAACAGCAAGGTGTTAAGATCGCCTTTACAGTAATCGACAAAGGGATGGCTCACCCGAGCGATGATTTCCTTCAAATCCCTAGAAGAGGTATATATCCTTCTACTACGATAGATATTTTTAAAAATTTAGTCACCTATGATTAA
- a CDS encoding GNAT family N-acetyltransferase: protein MAENYRLATLNDAENLLQLTLRAYEPIRELDLKFPAATANIDLVQQNIDKNACYLLEVDGELVATITIQFPWGDNSVKLDIPYIWWFAVDPGWGKQGFGSKLLAWTELYIRDNLKAPAVSLATSDRHPWLVAMYERKGYERAFEKDFGKDGKVVYLKKVLRPKAIQQQLIKE from the coding sequence ATGGCAGAAAATTACCGGTTAGCAACTTTAAACGATGCAGAAAATCTTTTACAGCTAACATTGAGAGCTTATGAACCAATTCGCGAGCTTGATTTGAAATTTCCAGCAGCAACCGCAAATATTGATTTAGTGCAACAAAATATTGATAAAAACGCTTGTTATTTATTGGAGGTGGATGGAGAACTTGTTGCAACAATTACGATTCAGTTCCCTTGGGGAGACAACTCAGTCAAGCTGGATATTCCTTATATTTGGTGGTTCGCTGTAGATCCAGGTTGGGGAAAGCAAGGCTTCGGTTCGAAATTATTAGCATGGACGGAACTATACATTAGGGATAATCTTAAAGCTCCAGCAGTTTCATTGGCGACATCTGATCGTCACCCGTGGCTTGTAGCAATGTATGAGCGAAAAGGGTATGAACGGGCTTTTGAAAAGGATTTTGGCAAAGATGGAAAAGTTGTTTATCTTAAAAAGGTTCTTCGCCCGAAGGCTATACAACAGCAACTTATAAAAGAATAA